A genome region from Christensenella minuta includes the following:
- a CDS encoding iron-containing alcohol dehydrogenase — protein sequence MDNDVFYNPTKVIFGKGTELLCGEEVAKYSDKVLLHYGGGSAERSGLLDRVRASLRAAGITVYELGGAKSNPRLDLVYEGINICRSNSIGFILAVGGGSVIDSAKTIACGTPNSDDVWDYFLGKKMAQALLPVGVILTIPGAGSESSDGMVITNEKTMAKLSYGDDRSRPVFSILNPELTYTVPAYHTAAGITDAIAHVMERYFTRTEHTDVVDRMSEAVMRGLMRSAKQAVTDPENYDARAEIMWACKIAHDGTLGMGREEDWGSHQIEHELSAKYDVSHGAGLAVVFPAWIKYVYRKSPKRFIQFAMRVFDVEYDVNDPDWTVSQGIKRFMSFLKTISMPTSLRDMGINDKSVLDELAHRCAENNGGSVGHFAVLNEADIRNVLELAY from the coding sequence ATGGATAATGACGTTTTTTACAACCCGACAAAGGTGATATTTGGCAAGGGGACGGAACTTCTGTGTGGGGAGGAAGTTGCGAAATACAGCGATAAGGTGCTCCTCCATTATGGCGGTGGCAGCGCGGAACGGTCGGGACTTCTGGACCGGGTGCGCGCGTCTCTTCGGGCCGCGGGAATTACGGTCTATGAACTGGGCGGGGCAAAATCAAATCCACGGCTGGATCTTGTTTATGAGGGAATTAATATCTGCCGTTCCAACAGCATCGGATTCATTCTTGCCGTGGGCGGCGGTAGTGTAATCGATTCCGCTAAGACGATCGCGTGCGGTACGCCGAACAGCGACGATGTGTGGGATTATTTCCTTGGCAAAAAGATGGCCCAAGCATTGCTTCCCGTTGGCGTGATCCTTACAATCCCGGGCGCGGGGAGCGAATCTTCAGACGGGATGGTTATTACGAACGAAAAGACGATGGCAAAACTGTCTTATGGCGATGACCGCAGCCGTCCGGTATTCTCTATACTGAACCCGGAGCTTACCTATACGGTTCCGGCCTATCATACCGCCGCAGGGATTACGGATGCGATCGCACATGTAATGGAACGCTATTTCACAAGAACTGAGCATACGGACGTGGTGGACCGTATGAGCGAAGCGGTGATGCGGGGATTGATGCGGAGCGCAAAACAGGCGGTTACGGATCCGGAAAATTATGACGCGCGGGCGGAAATTATGTGGGCGTGCAAGATTGCTCATGATGGGACGCTTGGCATGGGGCGTGAGGAAGACTGGGGATCGCATCAGATCGAACATGAGCTTTCCGCGAAATATGATGTTTCCCACGGCGCGGGGCTTGCGGTTGTTTTTCCGGCGTGGATTAAATATGTTTACAGGAAGTCCCCGAAACGGTTTATCCAGTTCGCGATGCGCGTCTTTGATGTGGAATATGATGTGAATGATCCGGATTGGACGGTTTCACAGGGAATCAAACGGTTTATGAGCTTTTTAAAGACGATCAGCATGCCTACATCCCTGCGGGATATGGGCATCAACGATAAATCGGTGCTCGACGAGCTTGCACACCGTTGCGCGGAAAATAACGGCGGATCGGTGGGGCATTTTGCGGTGCTTAATGAAGCGGATATCCGCAATGTGCTTGAATTAGCTTATTAA
- a CDS encoding EamA family transporter, with amino-acid sequence MWNMIWPILLVVGANAFYNISTKSMPGKVNAFASLSVTYLTCFVLSVIMFYATSSQKNLLTEISKVNWTSFVLGLSVVALEFGYISIYRAGWKVSAGSLVANISLACVLLFVGLLLYKETISLRQVVGIGVCAAGLLLINK; translated from the coding sequence ATGTGGAACATGATTTGGCCGATCCTGCTTGTCGTGGGGGCAAATGCTTTTTATAATATCAGTACAAAATCGATGCCGGGCAAAGTAAATGCCTTTGCATCGCTTTCAGTGACCTATCTTACGTGTTTTGTACTTTCTGTTATTATGTTTTATGCTACATCAAGCCAGAAGAATCTGCTGACGGAAATATCCAAGGTTAACTGGACCTCGTTTGTGCTGGGACTTTCTGTCGTAGCCCTTGAATTCGGTTATATCAGCATTTACCGGGCGGGATGGAAGGTAAGCGCCGGATCGTTGGTTGCCAACATCAGCCTCGCGTGTGTTCTGTTGTTTGTGGGCCTGCTGCTGTATAAGGAGACGATTTCGCTGCGGCAGGTGGTGGGAATTGGCGTGTGCGCGGCCGGGCTGCTGTTGATTAATAAATAA
- a CDS encoding glycosyltransferase family 2 protein — protein MLSFITNFNLAMFILFTALYFYQAIYVVVALFKKPQKPAPAGKNHHFAVLIAARNESAVIGQLISSIKKQKYPQDKIDIFVVADNCTDDTAKVAERAGAHVYERYNKKYVGKGYALSYALNAIKRDYGKNAFEGYFVFDADNLLDENYVTEMNKLFDQGYRVLTCYRNSKNYGTNWISAGYSLWFLRESKYLNNPRMMLKTSCAISGTGFLIHNDIIQKNHGWKHHLLTEDIEFSVDSIINGETIGYCGGAKIYDEQPCTWKQSWTQRLRWSKGFYQVLGKYTKGLVKGFATERRFACYDMFITIAPAIFVSLASILVNACFLVNGMLGSSFYIQHLVFSTTTSAILSSLFNFYIMLFIVGLITTITEWKEIHGTSPVKKILYTFSFPFFILTYIPISIAALFKKIGWDPIPHNISKSIEDFERS, from the coding sequence TTGTTATCTTTTATTACAAACTTCAATTTAGCAATGTTTATACTTTTCACAGCTCTTTATTTTTATCAGGCAATTTATGTTGTGGTCGCGCTTTTTAAAAAACCGCAAAAGCCTGCGCCCGCGGGTAAGAACCACCATTTTGCGGTCTTGATTGCGGCCCGCAATGAGAGTGCAGTGATCGGTCAGCTCATCAGCAGCATCAAAAAGCAAAAATATCCTCAGGATAAAATCGATATCTTTGTTGTTGCCGATAACTGTACGGATGATACGGCAAAGGTTGCCGAGCGGGCGGGCGCACATGTCTATGAACGCTACAACAAGAAATATGTAGGCAAAGGCTATGCCTTAAGTTATGCTTTAAATGCCATCAAGCGCGATTATGGCAAAAATGCTTTTGAAGGCTACTTCGTTTTTGACGCCGATAATCTGCTCGACGAAAATTATGTTACGGAAATGAATAAACTCTTTGACCAGGGCTACCGTGTTCTTACCTGCTACCGCAATTCCAAAAACTATGGTACCAACTGGATTTCGGCCGGCTATTCCCTGTGGTTCCTGCGCGAATCGAAATATCTTAACAATCCGCGTATGATGCTCAAAACAAGCTGTGCCATCTCCGGGACCGGGTTTTTGATCCACAATGACATCATCCAAAAAAATCATGGATGGAAACACCACCTGCTCACGGAAGACATCGAATTTTCGGTGGACAGCATCATCAATGGCGAGACGATCGGCTATTGCGGCGGTGCAAAGATTTATGACGAACAGCCGTGTACCTGGAAACAATCCTGGACCCAGCGCCTGCGCTGGTCTAAAGGGTTTTACCAGGTTCTGGGAAAATATACCAAGGGACTTGTTAAAGGGTTTGCCACCGAACGGCGTTTTGCCTGCTATGATATGTTCATCACCATAGCTCCCGCGATTTTCGTATCCCTCGCAAGCATCCTCGTAAACGCATGCTTCCTTGTAAACGGTATGCTGGGAAGCAGCTTCTACATCCAGCATCTGGTCTTCTCCACAACGACCTCGGCCATTCTTTCATCGCTGTTCAACTTCTATATTATGCTGTTTATTGTAGGGTTGATTACCACCATTACTGAATGGAAAGAAATTCACGGTACAAGTCCGGTGAAAAAGATCCTGTATACCTTCTCTTTCCCGTTCTTTATCCTGACCTATATCCCGATCTCCATTGCAGCGCTGTTTAAGAAAATTGGCTGGGATCCGATCCCGCACAATATTTCAAAATCGATTGAAGACTTTGAGCGTTCGTAA
- a CDS encoding GntR family transcriptional regulator has protein sequence MNSVYYQLKLDRDIPVPLYYQLKQFMIENIENGKLKEGDAVPTEEELCGILNISRATIRQAFSELVTEGHLKRQKAKGTFIAKPKVEGRFFQVIESFNDEMKKKGLQPSSVVVDSGTMNDREVLEQLGLDGRSSCVYINRVRYANNDPMVYARTYLPAKPFKELLKVDLGKHSLYKTMEEKFGVVVHRVSRRLQVGLADEELSRLLAIPEGSPIYVVYTLSYTKNGMPVEYSIAKYRGDLNEFRIDLERG, from the coding sequence ATGAATTCTGTATATTATCAGCTGAAATTGGACCGTGATATTCCTGTTCCGCTTTATTATCAGCTGAAACAGTTTATGATTGAAAACATTGAAAACGGAAAGCTTAAGGAAGGAGACGCTGTCCCAACGGAGGAGGAGCTTTGCGGGATACTCAATATCAGCAGGGCCACAATCCGCCAGGCATTCAGTGAATTGGTAACAGAAGGACACCTGAAGCGCCAGAAGGCCAAAGGGACTTTTATCGCCAAGCCCAAGGTAGAAGGCCGCTTTTTTCAGGTGATCGAAAGCTTTAATGATGAAATGAAGAAAAAAGGCCTGCAGCCGTCTTCCGTGGTGGTGGATTCCGGCACGATGAATGATCGGGAAGTGCTTGAGCAATTGGGACTCGACGGGCGGTCCTCCTGCGTATACATCAACCGTGTACGTTATGCAAACAATGATCCAATGGTCTATGCGCGCACCTATCTTCCGGCTAAGCCGTTCAAAGAACTTCTGAAGGTAGACCTTGGAAAGCATTCCCTGTATAAGACTATGGAAGAAAAATTCGGAGTCGTGGTGCACCGGGTTTCAAGAAGACTGCAGGTAGGGCTGGCGGACGAAGAACTGTCAAGGCTGCTGGCAATACCGGAAGGGTCTCCTATTTATGTGGTCTATACGCTTTCCTATACGAAAAATGGGATGCCTGTGGAATATTCGATTGCGAAATACCGGGGAGATCTCAACGAATTCCGTATTGATCTTGAGAGAGGGTAA
- a CDS encoding chloride channel protein, translating to MEHNWMIWLLPVGGVCIVLFYRWCKKSHDNGTDTVIFSVRRTDRIPTVMVPLIFVSTLITRAFGGSVGTEGAAIQLGGGLASSLGRLFHMGAKEKKIMIMCGISAGFAAVVGTPVTAIVLALELVGVGVVYYSAILPCALSSVVGFMIASAFHIDFPRYTLKDVPGLGPVSILQIAVLAALCGLVSILFCIALRKSKQFYEHVFPGKISRVIVGGLIIVGLTYLVGNNLYNGDSIGLIGAAVKGTSAPQDFLWKIAFTSLTISAGFKGGEIVPTFVVGATFGSFAGNLLGLSPSMGAGVGLVAVFCGAVNCPLTAFVLGLEVFGSGAGLFFLLACAVSYVFSGYYGLYPSQKIWFDKVRAAFIGRNAE from the coding sequence ATGGAACATAATTGGATGATCTGGCTGCTGCCGGTTGGCGGGGTCTGCATTGTATTGTTCTACCGTTGGTGCAAAAAGAGTCACGACAATGGAACGGATACTGTGATTTTCTCCGTGCGGAGAACGGACCGTATCCCCACCGTTATGGTGCCGCTTATCTTTGTCAGCACGCTGATTACGCGCGCATTTGGCGGCTCTGTCGGGACGGAAGGGGCGGCAATCCAGCTTGGCGGAGGACTTGCGTCCAGTCTGGGCAGGCTGTTTCACATGGGCGCGAAGGAAAAGAAAATCATGATTATGTGCGGGATCAGCGCCGGCTTTGCAGCCGTGGTAGGGACGCCTGTGACGGCGATTGTATTGGCGTTGGAGCTTGTGGGCGTTGGCGTAGTTTATTATTCGGCCATCCTGCCCTGCGCGCTGTCATCTGTCGTAGGCTTTATGATTGCCTCTGCGTTTCATATTGATTTCCCGCGGTATACACTGAAGGATGTTCCCGGGCTGGGACCGGTATCGATCCTGCAAATTGCTGTCCTGGCAGCGCTGTGCGGGCTTGTCAGCATTTTGTTTTGTATTGCGCTTCGCAAATCGAAGCAGTTTTATGAGCATGTTTTCCCTGGTAAAATTTCCCGCGTTATAGTTGGCGGGCTTATTATTGTGGGCCTTACATATCTGGTGGGGAACAACTTGTATAACGGGGACAGCATTGGGCTGATCGGCGCAGCGGTAAAAGGCACCTCCGCGCCGCAGGACTTTTTATGGAAGATTGCGTTTACCTCCCTTACGATCAGCGCGGGGTTTAAAGGCGGGGAAATTGTTCCTACTTTTGTCGTTGGGGCGACTTTTGGCAGCTTTGCCGGGAATTTACTAGGTCTTTCTCCGTCCATGGGCGCCGGAGTTGGGCTTGTAGCGGTATTTTGCGGAGCGGTAAACTGTCCCCTGACCGCATTTGTTCTGGGGCTGGAAGTATTCGGATCGGGAGCTGGTTTGTTTTTCCTCCTAGCATGTGCGGTCAGTTATGTTTTTTCGGGATATTATGGGCTCTATCCGAGCCAGAAAATATGGTTTGACAAAGTGCGGGCGGCATTTATAGGCCGAAACGCCGAATAG
- a CDS encoding YfcE family phosphodiesterase has translation MEQYIHALVLSDTHGNRSAIDAVLGQNRNVEYVFHLGDNIADARYIDQNANAKVICVKGNCDAGDAGNTEDEIVLAGQKILLTHGHFYKVKYSYDRLFYHAKECGATAALFGHTHRQYCEYEDSLWLVNPGSAGASPDGTICYATLLIGRMGVVPKLRTLKI, from the coding sequence GTGGAACAGTATATACACGCCCTTGTGCTGAGCGATACGCATGGAAACAGGAGCGCGATTGACGCAGTGCTTGGGCAGAACCGAAATGTGGAATATGTCTTTCATTTGGGAGATAATATAGCGGATGCACGCTATATCGACCAGAATGCGAATGCTAAGGTGATTTGCGTAAAAGGGAACTGCGACGCAGGCGACGCGGGCAATACAGAGGATGAGATCGTGCTGGCAGGGCAGAAGATATTACTTACGCACGGACACTTTTACAAAGTGAAATATTCGTATGACAGATTATTTTACCACGCCAAGGAGTGCGGGGCAACAGCCGCATTGTTCGGGCATACGCACAGGCAATATTGTGAGTACGAAGATAGCCTATGGCTGGTGAACCCGGGAAGCGCCGGAGCGTCCCCGGACGGGACAATCTGTTATGCGACACTGCTGATTGGAAGAATGGGCGTTGTTCCCAAATTGAGAACGTTAAAAATATAA
- a CDS encoding XTP/dITP diphosphatase — MKQLIIATNNQGKVREIKAILGNFYDEIKSLKDAGIVADVVEDGDSFHANARKKAVEISEMVEGDVLADDSGLCVEALDMAPGIYSARFSGEGATDEKNNVKLLSLVKDQDNRRAWFVCALVLANGGKEKLYVEERAEGKIIDEPRGENGFGYDPLFYVEEYGQTFAEIPPEVKNKISHRAKALKKLQEKVQEM; from the coding sequence ATGAAACAGCTGATTATCGCGACCAATAACCAGGGGAAGGTCAGGGAAATCAAAGCGATCCTTGGAAATTTTTATGATGAAATCAAATCTTTAAAGGATGCCGGGATTGTAGCTGATGTGGTAGAGGATGGGGACAGCTTCCATGCGAATGCGCGGAAGAAAGCGGTAGAAATCAGCGAAATGGTGGAAGGCGATGTTTTGGCGGACGACTCCGGACTGTGCGTGGAAGCGCTTGATATGGCGCCTGGGATATATTCGGCCCGTTTTTCCGGGGAAGGAGCGACTGATGAAAAGAATAATGTTAAGCTCCTTTCGTTGGTTAAGGACCAGGATAACCGCCGGGCATGGTTCGTGTGCGCGCTGGTGCTTGCAAACGGAGGAAAAGAAAAGCTGTACGTAGAAGAACGCGCGGAGGGGAAAATTATCGACGAGCCGCGCGGAGAAAACGGGTTTGGCTATGATCCCTTATTTTATGTCGAAGAATATGGACAGACCTTTGCAGAGATTCCGCCGGAGGTTAAGAACAAGATCAGCCATCGTGCAAAGGCATTGAAAAAGCTTCAGGAAAAAGTGCAGGAGATGTAG
- the rph gene encoding ribonuclease PH, whose protein sequence is MRENGRKPDELRPLSIEANILKNAHGSVLIGTGNTQVLCTAMLEKGVPPFLAETGNGWLTAEYSMMPASTPHRKRRDGAKQDGRGVEIQRLIGRSLRSICSFEGMGEYTVYIDCDVLNADGGTRTASISGAFIAAALCVDKAVKKGLLAKFPLTKHVAAVSAGIVEDTPLLDLCYTEDSGAQADMNMVAADDGNIGEIQICGEKRTVTEEEFMTLMALCKKGIHEIIARQKEILKKEGIII, encoded by the coding sequence ATGAGAGAAAACGGAAGAAAACCGGATGAACTGCGGCCCCTGAGCATCGAGGCGAATATATTGAAAAATGCACACGGGAGCGTGCTGATCGGCACCGGGAATACACAGGTCCTATGTACGGCAATGCTGGAGAAGGGCGTGCCGCCCTTCCTTGCGGAAACGGGCAACGGATGGCTGACGGCAGAGTATTCGATGATGCCGGCTTCGACGCCGCACCGAAAAAGGCGCGACGGCGCAAAACAGGATGGACGGGGCGTAGAAATACAGCGGCTGATCGGCCGTTCGCTGCGCAGCATATGCAGCTTCGAAGGAATGGGCGAGTACACGGTATATATTGACTGTGACGTACTGAACGCGGACGGAGGAACGCGCACAGCTTCGATCAGCGGGGCGTTTATTGCCGCTGCCCTTTGTGTTGATAAGGCTGTGAAAAAAGGCCTGCTTGCAAAATTTCCGCTCACTAAGCATGTTGCTGCTGTATCGGCGGGGATTGTGGAAGACACTCCGTTGCTTGACCTTTGTTATACGGAAGACAGCGGCGCGCAGGCGGATATGAATATGGTTGCGGCAGATGACGGAAATATCGGAGAAATACAAATATGCGGAGAGAAGCGCACGGTTACGGAAGAGGAGTTTATGACGCTGATGGCCCTGTGCAAGAAAGGGATACATGAAATCATCGCGCGGCAGAAGGAAATTTTGAAGAAAGAGGGAATTATAATATGA
- a CDS encoding Rqc2 family fibronectin-binding protein yields the protein MTLDGLTLHMCVGELKQRCDGAKIQKVLMPGKEEVVLQLYSAVEGTLRLVLNADAGDCALYLTRTTKANPKVPPVFCMFLRKYLTGARIADIEQRGLDRVVIFTLETKDELLHPITLRLVIEIMGKYSNIILTDANDKILDSIRRVSVDMSSKRQVLPGVRYENPPQTKFDPLALSPTTLAEVLATHKDTKIINHMASAFDGISLQTAQEILQRSGIGMVLTSELSPKLTERLAESMRGFLHQAVSEPAPCVQFNADRMPVFFSCIPYETYPAEMRKAFSTVNETLDFYYGQRLLISRLRQQKEALYKTLHKIYVKLQKLIGIYEATLRDAAKEQRLQKRADLITANIYRLKKGMKDFEAVDYETGETVTVPLDVSRTPQETAQKLYKKISKLKTASAISSKKLADAYEEEDFLAGALHFTENAETPEDIDDIRHTLVRAGYLSAPSKGRKEPEMQSRPLRFLSPGGYDIYVGKNDRQNDQLTMRTASKDDIWFHAQKIPGSHVLLVTGGVPLDDIDDETIVMAAELAAAHSRARHAGKTPVDYTQRKNLKKPPSARPGKVIYDDYFTVYVDAHKGSLYKPAEEN from the coding sequence ATGACACTTGATGGTTTAACGTTACATATGTGTGTAGGCGAACTGAAACAACGGTGCGACGGCGCTAAAATACAAAAGGTGCTGATGCCCGGCAAAGAAGAAGTCGTGCTCCAGCTCTATTCCGCTGTGGAAGGCACGCTTCGTTTGGTACTGAATGCGGACGCGGGCGACTGTGCCCTCTACCTTACGCGCACCACGAAGGCAAATCCCAAGGTGCCGCCGGTCTTTTGTATGTTCCTGCGTAAATACCTGACCGGAGCCCGCATTGCTGACATTGAACAGCGCGGTCTTGACCGTGTCGTCATCTTTACGCTCGAAACAAAAGACGAGCTTCTCCATCCCATTACGCTTAGGCTTGTGATCGAAATTATGGGCAAGTATTCCAATATTATCCTTACGGATGCAAACGATAAGATCCTTGACAGCATCCGGCGTGTATCTGTGGATATGAGCAGCAAACGGCAAGTTTTGCCTGGGGTGCGGTACGAAAATCCGCCCCAGACGAAGTTCGATCCCCTTGCGCTTTCCCCCACAACGCTTGCAGAGGTTCTTGCGACGCATAAAGACACCAAAATCATCAACCATATGGCTTCTGCTTTTGACGGCATTTCGCTGCAAACCGCGCAGGAAATCCTGCAGCGTTCTGGAATCGGCATGGTTCTTACGTCCGAATTGTCGCCGAAGCTGACGGAGCGGCTTGCTGAAAGCATGCGCGGTTTTCTGCACCAAGCTGTCTCCGAGCCCGCGCCATGCGTACAGTTCAACGCAGACAGAATGCCCGTCTTTTTTTCGTGCATTCCCTATGAAACCTACCCGGCGGAAATGCGGAAGGCTTTCTCAACCGTCAATGAGACGCTGGATTTTTATTATGGACAGCGCCTGCTGATTTCTCGCTTAAGGCAGCAAAAGGAAGCTCTTTACAAAACGCTTCATAAGATTTATGTTAAACTGCAAAAGCTGATTGGCATATATGAAGCTACTCTGCGCGACGCCGCCAAAGAGCAAAGGCTGCAAAAGCGCGCCGATCTCATCACCGCCAATATTTACCGGCTAAAAAAGGGCATGAAGGATTTTGAGGCGGTGGATTACGAAACCGGTGAAACGGTCACGGTTCCCCTCGACGTTTCGCGAACACCGCAGGAAACAGCGCAAAAACTTTATAAAAAGATCAGCAAGCTGAAAACCGCATCCGCAATCAGCTCGAAAAAGCTGGCGGATGCCTATGAGGAAGAGGATTTCCTGGCGGGAGCGCTTCACTTCACGGAAAACGCGGAAACTCCGGAGGATATTGACGATATCCGGCATACGCTTGTACGTGCAGGCTATCTCTCTGCGCCGTCCAAAGGCAGGAAGGAGCCGGAAATGCAGTCCCGGCCGCTTCGTTTTCTGTCTCCTGGAGGTTATGATATCTACGTCGGCAAAAATGACAGGCAGAACGACCAGCTCACTATGCGTACCGCTTCAAAGGATGATATTTGGTTTCATGCGCAGAAAATCCCTGGTTCTCACGTGCTTCTGGTCACAGGCGGCGTGCCGCTCGACGATATTGACGACGAAACCATCGTTATGGCGGCCGAGCTGGCAGCGGCGCATTCACGCGCCCGCCATGCCGGAAAAACCCCCGTCGACTATACACAGCGGAAAAACCTCAAGAAGCCTCCGTCCGCACGTCCGGGCAAAGTGATCTACGACGATTATTTTACCGTCTATGTGGATGCCCATAAGGGTTCCCTCTACAAACCCGCGGAGGAAAACTGA
- the pyrE gene encoding orotate phosphoribosyltransferase — MTQEEIIAIFKEKEVMLEGHFLLTSGRHSDQYMQCAKLFQYPDVSEKICAQLAEQFSDMEIDLVIGPAIGGIIMAYEMSRQLGAKNIFAERENGKMTLRRGFTVEQGARVLVTEDVVTTGGSVKEVIALLNEMGAEVVGVGSVVDRSAGGVDFGVPFRAVLSMEVKSYEPDECPVCTTGAPLVKPGSRKLPVK; from the coding sequence ATGACACAAGAAGAAATTATTGCGATTTTCAAAGAAAAAGAAGTGATGCTGGAGGGCCATTTCCTGCTGACGTCGGGTAGGCATTCCGATCAATATATGCAGTGCGCAAAGCTGTTTCAATATCCGGATGTATCGGAAAAAATCTGCGCTCAGCTCGCGGAGCAGTTTTCCGATATGGAGATCGACCTTGTAATCGGCCCGGCAATCGGCGGAATTATCATGGCTTATGAAATGTCAAGGCAGCTTGGCGCAAAAAATATTTTTGCGGAACGTGAGAATGGAAAGATGACCTTGCGCCGCGGCTTTACCGTGGAACAGGGGGCCAGGGTTCTTGTGACAGAAGACGTTGTCACGACGGGTGGCTCTGTGAAAGAAGTGATTGCGTTGCTTAACGAAATGGGAGCCGAAGTTGTCGGAGTGGGAAGCGTCGTTGACCGCAGTGCGGGCGGAGTGGATTTTGGCGTGCCCTTCCGCGCGGTGCTTTCTATGGAAGTCAAATCCTACGAACCGGACGAATGCCCGGTCTGTACAACGGGTGCGCCGCTCGTGAAACCGGGAAGCAGGAAGCTTCCGGTAAAATAA
- a CDS encoding dihydroorotate dehydrogenase translates to MTDMRVNIAGVELKNPIITASGTFGFAEEYGLYMDLSRLGAFTLKALTREPRMGNPPVRIAETASGILNSVGLQNPGVDEFLRTAWPRIKDIDTVKIANIAGACVEDYIYVAERLNDTAIDLFEVNVSCPNVKHGGVNFGTDERTLRRVVEEVKKISKKPLIVKLTPNVTHIADMAKAAADGGADALSLINTITGMAVNAATRKPVLANVTGGLSGPAIKPVALRMVWEVYRANLGLPIIGMGGIMTGEDAAEFMIAGADAVMVGTATMRNPSAAEEIGFELERFAGKAGLERICELAGSLNIE, encoded by the coding sequence ATGACTGATATGCGCGTAAACATTGCGGGTGTAGAGCTGAAAAATCCCATTATTACCGCATCGGGGACATTTGGATTCGCTGAAGAATACGGGCTTTATATGGACCTCTCACGGCTTGGGGCGTTTACCTTGAAAGCGCTGACGCGGGAACCGCGTATGGGGAATCCTCCTGTGCGTATCGCGGAGACGGCGAGCGGCATCCTGAATTCGGTTGGGCTCCAGAACCCTGGCGTCGATGAATTTCTGCGGACGGCGTGGCCCCGCATAAAGGATATCGATACCGTGAAAATTGCCAATATTGCCGGCGCATGCGTGGAAGATTACATCTATGTTGCGGAACGCCTGAACGACACGGCAATCGATCTTTTTGAGGTCAATGTTTCCTGTCCCAACGTGAAACATGGCGGCGTGAATTTTGGAACGGACGAAAGGACGCTGCGCAGGGTGGTAGAGGAAGTGAAAAAAATTTCCAAGAAACCTCTAATCGTGAAATTAACACCCAATGTGACCCATATTGCGGACATGGCAAAGGCGGCTGCGGATGGCGGCGCGGATGCACTGTCCCTGATTAATACCATCACTGGGATGGCGGTTAATGCGGCTACAAGGAAGCCGGTTCTTGCCAATGTGACAGGAGGGCTTTCAGGGCCGGCAATAAAGCCTGTGGCCCTGCGGATGGTTTGGGAAGTTTATAGGGCGAATCTGGGGCTGCCGATTATTGGTATGGGCGGTATCATGACGGGAGAGGACGCCGCGGAATTTATGATCGCCGGGGCAGACGCCGTGATGGTAGGGACGGCGACGATGCGTAATCCTTCGGCGGCGGAAGAGATCGGCTTTGAGCTGGAACGGTTTGCTGGAAAGGCCGGATTGGAGCGGATCTGCGAGCTGGCCGGTTCGCTGAATATAGAATGA
- a CDS encoding dihydroorotate dehydrogenase electron transfer subunit produces the protein MIKKHFTEQVLANDLIAQNTYLMKLTCTEDFLRLYRPGQFAHIEIPNAKELLLRRPISINYVDFGKKEVHLAYNTVGKGTKLLSLVRAGDTLDVLMPLGNGFQLADNMKKVWLVGGGIGIAPLKSLYCKYPDREYTAFLGYRNREYVYEAHDFELFAKTHITTDDGSYCTRGFCTDVLRAELEESGPPDVILACGPHVFFKSLAKAAGDIPTFVSLEQHMGCGTGGCATCVCKVGGQYKKVCLQGPVFDIREVDSLYD, from the coding sequence ATGATTAAAAAACATTTTACCGAGCAGGTTCTCGCAAACGACCTGATTGCACAGAATACCTATCTGATGAAGCTTACGTGCACAGAGGATTTCCTGCGGCTTTACCGGCCAGGACAGTTTGCACACATTGAAATACCGAATGCAAAAGAGCTTTTGCTGCGCAGGCCGATCAGTATTAACTATGTAGATTTCGGAAAAAAGGAAGTTCACCTGGCCTATAACACTGTTGGCAAGGGGACGAAGCTTCTTTCGCTTGTCCGCGCGGGAGATACGCTCGATGTACTGATGCCGCTGGGGAATGGATTCCAGCTTGCGGACAACATGAAAAAGGTGTGGCTGGTTGGCGGCGGGATCGGGATCGCGCCCTTAAAATCGCTTTACTGTAAATATCCGGACCGGGAATATACCGCGTTTCTGGGATACCGAAACCGGGAATACGTTTATGAAGCGCATGATTTTGAATTGTTTGCAAAAACGCATATCACAACCGACGACGGCAGCTATTGCACCCGGGGCTTCTGCACCGATGTGTTGCGTGCGGAACTCGAAGAGAGCGGACCGCCGGATGTGATCCTTGCGTGCGGACCGCATGTGTTTTTTAAGTCACTTGCAAAGGCGGCAGGGGATATTCCCACGTTTGTCTCCCTGGAACAGCATATGGGCTGCGGAACCGGTGGCTGTGCGACATGCGTATGCAAGGTTGGCGGCCAATATAAGAAAGTATGCCTGCAAGGCCCCGTTTTCGACATCAGGGAGGTGGATTCGCTTTATGACTGA